Proteins co-encoded in one Spirosoma endbachense genomic window:
- a CDS encoding porin: MKQTVYILLTLAWSAFSTPLLAQISADTTASKSSATLTFSGYVEAYYTHDFTAPKTSQERPGFLYNHKRNREINVNLAFIKAAYSSERVRGNLAIQAGTYAQYNYAAEQPLLRNIFEANAGVKLSKTRDLWLDAGIFTSHIGFESAISKDCWTLTRSLLAENSPYYLSGAKLTYNAPNGKWTLLGSVVNGWQRIAKLPGYTGPAISTQVQYKPNASVLLNWSTFIGSDRPDSLKQSRFFNNFYAILNPNGKISTILGFDIGADRKPIVSGDHRAGSGSYVWYSPVAIVRYSISDAVKLAGRVEYYDDKNGVIIATGTPNGFKTWGYSVNFDYFILPNAVFRIEGKVYTSQDAIFESVSGMSKTNTALTTSLAVSF, encoded by the coding sequence ATGAAACAGACAGTTTACATCTTGCTGACCTTAGCCTGGTCGGCATTCAGTACACCTTTACTGGCACAAATATCCGCAGATACGACCGCCAGCAAGAGTTCAGCCACATTAACGTTCAGCGGTTATGTAGAAGCGTACTATACGCATGATTTTACCGCTCCGAAAACCAGCCAGGAACGGCCCGGATTTTTGTATAATCATAAGCGAAACCGCGAAATCAACGTAAATCTGGCTTTTATCAAAGCGGCCTATTCCAGTGAGCGGGTTCGCGGCAATCTGGCCATTCAGGCAGGTACTTATGCGCAATACAACTACGCGGCTGAGCAACCATTGCTCCGGAATATCTTCGAAGCCAATGCTGGGGTGAAACTCAGCAAAACACGCGATTTATGGCTGGATGCAGGCATTTTTACATCGCACATCGGTTTTGAAAGCGCGATCTCGAAAGATTGCTGGACATTGACCCGGAGCCTGCTGGCCGAAAATTCGCCCTATTATCTGTCGGGTGCCAAACTGACCTACAATGCCCCAAATGGTAAGTGGACACTGCTGGGATCGGTGGTCAATGGCTGGCAGCGGATTGCAAAACTACCGGGTTACACGGGACCGGCAATCAGCACGCAGGTGCAGTATAAACCCAATGCCAGCGTTCTTCTAAACTGGAGTACGTTCATCGGTAGTGATCGTCCTGATTCGCTGAAGCAGTCGCGTTTTTTCAACAATTTCTACGCGATTCTGAACCCGAACGGAAAAATCAGCACCATTCTTGGTTTCGATATTGGTGCTGACCGCAAACCCATTGTCTCGGGTGATCATCGGGCCGGAAGTGGCAGCTATGTCTGGTATTCGCCGGTTGCGATTGTACGCTATTCGATCAGCGATGCCGTGAAACTGGCCGGACGGGTTGAGTATTATGACGATAAAAATGGCGTAATCATTGCCACCGGAACCCCGAATGGCTTTAAAACCTGGGGGTATTCCGTAAATTTTGACTATTTCATTCTGCCTAATGCCGTCTTCCGGATTGAAGGTAAAGTGTATACTAGTCAGGATGCTATCTTTGAATCGGTCAGCGGGATGAGTAAAACAAACACAGCCCTCACAACGAGTCTGGCCGTAAGTTTCTAA
- a CDS encoding K(+)-transporting ATPase subunit C, which yields MKNHIGPAIRLTLVLLVILSVLYPLVIAGVGRFAPGGGKGETVTVNGKVVGYALVGQKFTEDRYFNGRPSAVDYNAAGSAGSNKGPSNPDYLKAVQVRIDTFLVHNPGIRKEDIPAELVTASGSGLDPDLSPAAAKIQVARIAKTRGISADRLNQLVDEQIKGPLIGLFGPSAVNVLKLNVALDALK from the coding sequence ATGAAAAATCACATTGGACCAGCCATTCGGCTTACGCTCGTTCTGCTGGTCATCCTTTCGGTTCTTTATCCACTCGTGATCGCTGGCGTCGGCCGGTTTGCGCCGGGTGGCGGTAAAGGGGAAACCGTCACCGTAAACGGTAAGGTAGTTGGCTACGCACTGGTAGGCCAGAAATTTACCGAAGACCGCTATTTTAACGGACGTCCTTCTGCGGTTGACTACAATGCAGCCGGTTCGGCCGGATCGAATAAAGGCCCATCGAACCCCGATTACCTGAAAGCCGTTCAGGTCCGTATCGATACATTTCTGGTTCATAATCCCGGAATTCGTAAAGAAGACATTCCTGCCGAGTTGGTAACCGCATCAGGCTCAGGTCTGGACCCCGATCTGTCGCCCGCAGCGGCTAAGATTCAGGTGGCACGGATTGCGAAAACTCGTGGCATCAGTGCCGATCGGTTGAATCAATTGGTCGATGAGCAAATTAAAGGCCCGTTAATAGGCCTGTTTGGCCCGTCTGCGGTAAACGTTCTAAAGCTGAATGTTGCCCTGGATGCTCTAAAATGA
- the kdpB gene encoding potassium-transporting ATPase subunit KdpB, with the protein MAKQNSSPSLFQRELVGTAIRESFVKLSPSILIKNPVMFTVEIGTIVMVLVTAYIATTGDTSQGSLGYNIAITAILLLTILFANFAEAIAEARGKAQAESLRKTRQETPAKVIRPVGNMYTNEVQIISSAQLVKGDVFVCEPGDIIPSDGEIIEGLATIDESAITGESAPVIREAGGDKSSVTGGTKVLSDRIKVQVTTQPGESFLDKMIALVEGASRQKTPNEIALTILLAGFTLIFIIVCVALKPFADYANTPITIAALISLFVCLIPTTIGGLLSAIGIAGMDRALRANVIAKSGRAVETAGDIDTLLLDKTGTITIGNRKATNFYPAPGISEDDMIRASALSSLADETPEGKSIVELAGPKVTNKLSTDGATLIKFTAETRSSGIDMPTGNNGSILRIRKGATDSIRNIVTRAGNPFPKETDDQAKKIAANGGTPLVVSENDLIKGVIELQDIIKPGISERFERLRKMGVKTVMVTGDNPLTAKFIAEKAGVDDYIAEAKPEDKMNYIRHEQTGGKLVAMMGDGTNDAPALAQADVGVAMNSGTQAAKEAGNMVDLDNDPTKLIEVVEIGKQLLITRGTLTTFSIANDVAKYFAIVPALFVVSIPALQAINIMKLHSSESAILSAVIFNAIIIPMLIPLALRGVEYKPIGASALLRRNLFIYGLGGIIAPFIGIKLIDLVVGLFV; encoded by the coding sequence ATGGCAAAGCAAAATTCATCCCCTTCTCTGTTCCAGCGCGAGCTCGTTGGAACAGCAATCCGGGAGTCGTTTGTCAAATTAAGTCCTTCGATTCTGATTAAAAACCCCGTCATGTTTACGGTCGAAATCGGCACCATCGTTATGGTACTGGTAACGGCCTACATCGCCACCACGGGCGATACATCGCAGGGGTCGCTGGGCTATAACATCGCTATCACGGCGATTCTTTTACTGACCATTCTGTTCGCCAACTTCGCCGAAGCCATTGCCGAAGCGCGGGGGAAAGCACAGGCCGAATCGCTGCGTAAAACACGGCAGGAAACGCCAGCCAAGGTCATTCGGCCAGTAGGCAACATGTACACCAACGAAGTGCAGATTATTTCATCGGCACAACTCGTTAAAGGCGACGTTTTTGTATGCGAACCAGGCGACATTATCCCATCCGATGGTGAAATCATTGAAGGCTTGGCCACCATCGACGAATCGGCCATTACGGGCGAATCGGCGCCGGTCATTCGCGAAGCAGGAGGAGATAAATCATCGGTAACGGGCGGAACGAAAGTGCTGTCTGACCGCATCAAAGTGCAGGTGACTACGCAGCCCGGTGAGTCGTTCCTTGATAAAATGATTGCACTGGTAGAAGGAGCCAGTCGGCAAAAAACGCCGAATGAAATCGCATTGACGATTCTCCTGGCTGGTTTTACGCTCATTTTCATTATTGTCTGTGTAGCACTGAAACCCTTTGCCGACTACGCAAACACCCCGATTACGATCGCGGCTCTGATTTCACTCTTTGTCTGTCTGATTCCAACAACCATCGGCGGGCTGCTGTCAGCCATCGGGATTGCCGGTATGGATCGTGCCTTACGGGCAAATGTAATTGCCAAATCAGGACGGGCCGTTGAAACAGCGGGCGATATCGACACGCTGCTGCTCGACAAAACCGGAACGATTACGATTGGCAACCGGAAAGCCACCAATTTTTACCCGGCTCCGGGTATCTCTGAAGACGATATGATCCGGGCTTCGGCGCTCAGCTCACTGGCCGACGAAACACCAGAAGGCAAATCCATCGTAGAGCTGGCAGGGCCAAAAGTGACGAATAAACTCTCTACGGATGGCGCTACACTCATTAAGTTTACCGCCGAAACACGCTCGTCGGGCATCGACATGCCTACGGGGAACAATGGATCGATTCTACGCATCCGTAAAGGGGCCACGGATTCGATTCGGAACATCGTTACGCGGGCTGGCAATCCATTTCCCAAAGAAACAGACGATCAGGCCAAAAAGATTGCTGCCAACGGTGGAACACCACTGGTCGTATCCGAAAATGATCTTATTAAAGGTGTTATTGAATTACAGGACATCATTAAACCGGGTATTTCGGAGCGCTTTGAACGGCTACGAAAAATGGGCGTAAAAACGGTCATGGTAACTGGCGATAACCCACTGACAGCGAAGTTTATCGCCGAAAAAGCGGGCGTAGATGATTACATCGCCGAAGCCAAACCGGAAGACAAAATGAACTACATCCGTCATGAGCAGACCGGTGGTAAACTGGTCGCAATGATGGGCGATGGCACGAACGATGCGCCTGCTCTAGCCCAGGCCGACGTTGGTGTAGCGATGAACTCGGGGACACAGGCGGCCAAAGAAGCTGGTAACATGGTGGATCTGGATAACGACCCAACCAAACTGATTGAAGTGGTTGAAATTGGAAAGCAGTTGCTGATTACGCGCGGTACGCTTACAACGTTTTCGATTGCCAACGACGTAGCCAAATACTTTGCCATTGTTCCTGCTCTTTTCGTGGTGTCGATTCCGGCCTTACAGGCTATCAATATCATGAAATTACACAGTTCAGAATCGGCCATTTTATCGGCGGTGATCTTCAACGCCATCATTATCCCGATGCTCATTCCGCTGGCCCTGCGTGGTGTCGAATACAAACCAATTGGCGCATCGGCCCTGCTCCGCCGGAACCTGTTCATCTATGGATTGGGTGGCATTATTGCTCCGTTTATCGGCATTAAATTGATTGACCTGGTCGTGGGATTGTTTGTGTAA
- the kdpA gene encoding potassium-transporting ATPase subunit KdpA → MSTELIGVIAMYGITVLLAIPLGKYIANVFKPESANGPLERFIYRIGGIDPTREMSWKENLVALLTINAVWLVFAFTLLMLQGILPLNPDGNPSMTPDLAFNTAISFMVNCDLQHYSGESGATYLTQLFVMNFLMFTSAATGIASLLLVVRSFLPKVVDTVGNFYVFFVKSITRILLPISFIVALLLAFNGTPASFDGKDSIITMQGDTVGVSRGPAAGMIAIKHVGTNGGGWFGANSAHPLENPSYFTNMVEMVAQVLIPIAMLFALGFLINRRRFTWVIYGVMTLGMLCLLIPTLVTEVHGNPAIAHMGMSQPTGAMEGKEVRFGPLASAYWSIVTTIISTGSVNSMHDSSMALSGTMELLGMMTNAFYGGCGVGFLNYYYYLIIAVFISGLMVGRTPELFGRKVEAREIKIASIVALLSTLLVKGGTALATWFFVKSSNAAGVASDWVVKPSAWLNNPANHGFSEILYEFTSANANNGSGFEGLGDNNFFWNYATGIVLILGRFIPIIGPVAIAGLLAKKKYVPESSGTLPTDTATFGLMTFAVIIIITALSFFPALALGPLAEYFSLK, encoded by the coding sequence ATGTCAACTGAATTAATAGGCGTTATAGCCATGTACGGAATAACCGTTCTGCTGGCCATTCCGCTGGGCAAATACATTGCCAACGTCTTTAAACCTGAATCGGCCAACGGACCGCTGGAACGCTTTATCTATCGCATAGGAGGTATCGATCCAACCCGCGAAATGAGTTGGAAAGAAAACCTCGTTGCCTTGCTAACAATCAACGCCGTATGGCTGGTCTTTGCCTTTACGCTGCTTATGCTGCAAGGCATTCTTCCGCTTAACCCGGACGGCAATCCATCCATGACCCCTGATCTGGCGTTTAATACGGCCATCAGCTTTATGGTCAACTGCGATTTGCAGCACTATTCAGGCGAATCGGGGGCAACCTACCTGACACAGTTGTTCGTTATGAACTTCCTGATGTTTACGTCTGCGGCAACAGGTATTGCATCACTGCTGCTCGTTGTGCGGTCGTTTCTGCCTAAAGTAGTAGACACCGTCGGCAACTTCTACGTATTTTTCGTAAAGTCGATCACTCGAATTTTACTGCCAATTTCCTTCATCGTGGCTCTGCTCCTGGCATTTAATGGAACACCGGCCAGCTTCGATGGGAAAGACAGCATCATAACCATGCAGGGCGATACGGTTGGCGTTTCCCGCGGACCAGCGGCTGGTATGATCGCCATCAAACACGTCGGCACCAACGGCGGTGGCTGGTTCGGTGCAAACTCGGCTCACCCACTCGAAAACCCAAGCTATTTCACCAACATGGTCGAAATGGTAGCGCAGGTGCTGATTCCAATTGCAATGCTTTTTGCGCTCGGCTTCCTGATCAACCGCCGTCGGTTTACCTGGGTGATCTATGGCGTTATGACACTCGGCATGCTCTGTCTGCTGATTCCGACACTGGTAACCGAAGTTCATGGTAACCCGGCCATTGCCCATATGGGAATGAGCCAGCCTACAGGCGCTATGGAAGGGAAAGAGGTCCGGTTTGGACCACTGGCATCTGCTTACTGGAGCATCGTAACGACCATTATTTCAACGGGTTCGGTCAACTCCATGCACGATTCGTCAATGGCCCTCTCGGGCACTATGGAACTGCTGGGTATGATGACCAATGCCTTCTATGGCGGCTGTGGCGTGGGCTTTCTGAATTATTACTACTACCTGATTATCGCCGTGTTTATTTCCGGACTGATGGTCGGACGAACACCCGAGCTATTCGGTCGAAAGGTAGAAGCCCGTGAGATTAAGATTGCATCCATCGTAGCACTGCTGAGTACATTACTGGTGAAAGGCGGTACGGCTTTGGCGACCTGGTTTTTTGTTAAGTCCTCCAATGCTGCCGGGGTCGCGTCCGACTGGGTCGTTAAGCCCTCCGCCTGGCTCAACAATCCTGCAAACCACGGCTTCTCGGAAATATTGTACGAGTTCACCTCGGCCAACGCCAACAACGGATCGGGCTTTGAAGGCCTGGGCGACAACAACTTTTTCTGGAACTACGCAACGGGTATTGTCCTGATTCTGGGTCGGTTTATTCCGATCATTGGCCCGGTGGCAATTGCGGGACTGCTGGCGAAGAAAAAATATGTTCCTGAATCGTCGGGGACTTTGCCTACCGACACGGCTACATTCGGCCTCATGACCTTCGCTGTTATCATCATCATCACAGCACTTTCGTTCTTCCCGGCACTGGCCCTTGGACCACTAGCCGAATATTTCTCACTCAAGTAA
- a CDS encoding potassium-transporting ATPase subunit F, which yields MSERSNQANSLFHSFTLSLIYSFTMLTGLFIISLMVFAYMLYVLIKPEKF from the coding sequence ATGAGCGAAAGGTCGAATCAAGCTAATTCACTCTTTCACTCATTTACCCTTTCACTCATTTACTCTTTTACCATGCTCACAGGCTTATTCATCATCTCGCTGATGGTTTTCGCGTACATGCTGTACGTGCTGATAAAACCAGAAAAATTTTAA
- a CDS encoding sigma-54-dependent transcriptional regulator produces MPGTILLIDDEPKLRQLLARILTLEDYQVLEADDARSGLRTLERTEIQLVISDVKLPDGNGIDLTAQVKKIQPATEVIVLTAYGTIADGVKAIKNGAFDYITKGDDNDKIIPLVSRAIEKAQLQFRIKRLEEQVQQKYGFEKIIGQSKTIQQAIDLARRVAVTDTTVLLTGETGTGKEVFAQAIHQASPRRAGSFVAVNCSALGKEILESELFGHRAGAFTGATRDKKGLFEEANKGTIFLDEIGEMALDLQAKLLRVLETHEFMRVGDTKPTKTDVRVVAATNRDLKQDAETGHFRSDLYYRLSVFSIELPPLRDRRDDIPVLAEVLAQQEAAKIGKKQMTLSPAFIDALTRYSWKGNIRELKNVIERSVILSDGQTLLPAYLPLDVQSPSSQPAAFSYDLATVEKNHIERVLQHTNGNKAESARLLGISLSTLYRKYDEYQLGQ; encoded by the coding sequence ATGCCTGGCACCATCCTACTCATCGACGACGAACCCAAACTTCGCCAGCTATTGGCCCGAATCCTGACTCTGGAAGATTATCAGGTACTGGAGGCCGATGACGCCCGAAGTGGCTTACGAACACTGGAACGAACAGAAATTCAGTTGGTTATCAGCGATGTAAAACTCCCCGACGGTAATGGTATTGACCTGACAGCCCAGGTAAAAAAAATCCAGCCTGCCACTGAAGTCATTGTACTAACCGCTTATGGGACCATTGCCGACGGCGTAAAAGCGATCAAAAATGGTGCTTTCGACTACATAACCAAGGGCGACGATAACGATAAGATTATTCCGCTGGTGAGTCGGGCAATCGAGAAAGCGCAGTTACAGTTTCGGATTAAACGGCTCGAAGAACAGGTTCAACAGAAATACGGGTTCGAGAAGATTATCGGGCAATCCAAAACCATTCAGCAAGCCATCGATCTGGCCCGCAGAGTCGCGGTGACCGATACGACTGTGCTGCTGACCGGCGAAACGGGCACGGGTAAAGAAGTTTTCGCGCAGGCTATCCACCAGGCGAGTCCACGCCGGGCGGGGTCGTTTGTGGCTGTCAACTGTAGCGCTCTGGGTAAAGAAATTCTGGAAAGCGAACTCTTCGGGCATCGTGCCGGGGCATTCACAGGAGCCACACGCGACAAAAAAGGGCTGTTTGAGGAAGCCAATAAAGGCACTATTTTTTTGGACGAAATCGGTGAAATGGCCCTTGATTTACAAGCTAAATTACTGCGTGTGCTCGAAACGCACGAGTTTATGCGCGTAGGCGATACAAAGCCAACCAAAACCGATGTGCGCGTTGTTGCCGCTACCAATCGTGATCTGAAGCAGGACGCCGAAACTGGTCATTTCCGGTCTGACTTATATTACCGGCTCTCTGTTTTTTCCATCGAACTCCCTCCCTTGCGCGACCGGCGCGACGACATTCCGGTCCTTGCCGAAGTGCTGGCTCAGCAGGAAGCGGCCAAAATTGGGAAAAAGCAGATGACGCTGAGTCCGGCATTTATCGACGCGCTAACCCGCTACAGTTGGAAAGGCAACATCCGCGAATTGAAAAACGTCATCGAACGGTCGGTTATCCTCAGCGATGGGCAAACCTTATTGCCAGCCTATCTACCGCTGGATGTTCAATCCCCTTCCAGTCAGCCTGCTGCCTTTTCGTACGACCTGGCGACCGTCGAGAAAAACCATATTGAACGTGTATTGCAACATACGAACGGTAACAAAGCAGAATCCGCCCGGCTGCTCGGCATTAGCCTGAGTACGCTGTATCGAAAATACGACGAATATCAGTTGGGGCAATGA
- a CDS encoding TlpA disulfide reductase family protein, whose protein sequence is MKSIFGLFLILLLAGAKSAQSQSVKVIKFNQLNQLVNQPNDTLYVVNFWATWCAPCVKELPQFEAVRQAYSDKKLAVLLVSLDDKSDLTRKVNPFVRNRKIRSRVVLLDETDLNTWIDKIAPEWSGALPMTLIINKQRKIRQYIGKPVKEGELTTIIDQYKL, encoded by the coding sequence ATGAAATCAATTTTTGGCTTATTTTTGATACTACTACTGGCTGGCGCTAAATCAGCACAAAGTCAGTCGGTGAAGGTCATTAAGTTTAATCAGTTGAATCAACTGGTCAATCAGCCGAATGACACGCTTTATGTCGTGAATTTCTGGGCTACCTGGTGTGCACCATGCGTCAAGGAGTTACCTCAGTTCGAAGCGGTGAGGCAAGCCTATTCCGATAAAAAATTGGCTGTTCTGCTGGTAAGTCTGGATGATAAGAGCGACCTGACCAGGAAGGTAAACCCTTTCGTTCGAAACCGGAAAATTCGCTCGCGAGTCGTCTTGCTGGATGAAACTGACCTGAATACGTGGATTGATAAAATAGCCCCGGAGTGGTCGGGAGCGTTGCCAATGACGCTGATTATCAATAAACAACGGAAAATCAGGCAGTACATTGGCAAACCCGTGAAGGAAGGAGAACTTACAACCATAATTGATCAATACAAACTATAA
- a CDS encoding thioredoxin family protein, whose product MKKTAFLSMLALLLTVALMSTRSLSDGYKVGDTVQDFKLKNVDGKTVSLADKKDAKGYIIAFTCNTCPVAKAYESRIMALNDEFASKGYPVLAIQANDAEQSPGDSYAAMQERAKSKKYAFPYLHDESQAVARTFGATNTPHMFVVKKDGGQYKIAYIGAIDNNQRDASAADKKYVEEAVNALLSGKSVTTTSARAVGCGIKWKNA is encoded by the coding sequence ATGAAAAAGACCGCTTTTTTGTCAATGTTGGCACTGCTACTGACAGTAGCGTTGATGAGTACCCGGAGTTTGTCGGATGGGTATAAGGTAGGGGATACGGTTCAGGATTTTAAACTGAAAAACGTAGATGGGAAAACGGTTTCTCTGGCTGACAAAAAAGATGCAAAAGGCTACATTATCGCCTTTACCTGCAATACCTGTCCGGTGGCGAAGGCGTATGAGAGCCGGATTATGGCACTGAACGACGAGTTTGCGTCCAAAGGGTATCCTGTTCTGGCGATCCAGGCCAATGATGCTGAACAGTCGCCCGGCGATTCCTATGCTGCCATGCAGGAGCGGGCCAAATCAAAAAAATACGCGTTTCCTTATCTGCACGATGAGAGCCAGGCTGTTGCCCGAACATTTGGTGCGACGAACACCCCCCATATGTTCGTCGTCAAAAAAGACGGTGGTCAGTATAAGATTGCTTACATCGGGGCCATTGATAATAATCAGCGCGACGCATCGGCTGCCGATAAAAAATACGTTGAAGAAGCTGTCAATGCGTTGCTGTCGGGCAAGTCGGTAACCACAACATCGGCCAGAGCCGTTGGTTGCGGTATTAAGTGGAAAAACGCTTAA
- a CDS encoding M28 family metallopeptidase, with product MRFSTSFPLALLISLTGVTVSLAQSGSIPTEAQTIAKTVRPEAIRAAMRFLADDALEGRKPGTRGFALAANYMQTQLEALGLQPAGENNTYRQAVPLRRWQVREKTSFLTLSFKDGEKTLLYGQQFILNPNPDHATSDVSAPVVFVGYGVSAPELGYDDYANIDVKGKIVAYVNGAPTIFPSNQRAYYSSAKAEIAAAHGAVGVLSFSLPTDLRNRIETAAPRTRQGIYRWLDKRGKPQRTFPAIKGSASLSDSTARLIFTNSATSFSDAVAAVMKNRSQAFPLNISAQMHTQTDAVEDVAGQNVVAVLPGSDPVLKNEYIVYVAHLDHLGIGRPVKGDSIYNGAHDNASGVAINLETARLFASLPKAPRRSLVFVGVTGEEMGLLGSDYFASNPTVPKDKIVANFCLDMPFFFHPLLDIVPYGAEHSSLGHETELAAAFVGVQISPDPIPEQTVFMRSDHFSFVRQGIPAIYIKSGSQTGNPNLDGTKLNLDWRATIYHSPQDDINQPFDFNAAAKHVQLQFLIGYLAAQADSRPTWNKGDFFGTKFLKPATP from the coding sequence ATGCGTTTTTCTACCTCTTTTCCGCTCGCTCTGCTCATCAGTCTAACTGGCGTGACGGTGTCTTTGGCTCAGTCGGGCAGTATTCCTACCGAGGCACAAACCATTGCTAAAACCGTCCGCCCTGAAGCGATCCGGGCAGCCATGCGTTTTCTGGCCGATGATGCGCTCGAAGGCCGTAAACCCGGCACACGAGGCTTTGCGCTGGCCGCCAATTACATGCAAACCCAGCTCGAAGCACTGGGGCTACAACCTGCCGGAGAAAACAATACGTATCGCCAGGCCGTACCCCTCCGCCGGTGGCAGGTTCGGGAAAAGACCAGTTTTCTGACGCTTTCCTTTAAAGATGGCGAAAAGACACTGCTTTATGGACAACAGTTTATTCTGAACCCAAACCCCGATCATGCCACCAGCGATGTCAGCGCACCCGTTGTATTTGTCGGCTATGGGGTGTCGGCACCGGAGTTGGGATACGATGATTATGCGAACATTGATGTGAAAGGCAAAATTGTGGCCTACGTAAACGGAGCGCCAACCATTTTTCCGTCAAATCAGCGGGCTTATTATTCGTCGGCGAAGGCCGAGATCGCTGCGGCACACGGCGCAGTCGGTGTGCTCTCTTTTAGTTTACCAACCGACTTGCGCAACCGCATCGAAACAGCCGCTCCCCGAACCCGGCAAGGCATTTATCGCTGGCTCGATAAGCGTGGAAAGCCACAACGCACGTTTCCGGCGATCAAAGGCTCCGCTTCCTTAAGTGATTCGACTGCCAGGTTGATTTTTACGAATTCGGCCACTTCATTCAGCGATGCGGTAGCCGCTGTTATGAAAAACCGCTCTCAGGCATTTCCGCTCAATATTTCGGCTCAGATGCATACCCAGACCGATGCGGTAGAAGACGTAGCCGGACAAAACGTTGTAGCCGTGCTACCTGGCTCTGATCCTGTTCTGAAAAACGAATACATCGTATATGTTGCTCACCTCGATCATTTAGGCATTGGCAGACCGGTAAAAGGTGACTCGATCTACAACGGTGCGCACGATAACGCTTCGGGGGTAGCTATCAATCTCGAAACGGCCCGGCTATTCGCGTCCCTGCCCAAAGCTCCGCGACGATCACTAGTGTTTGTGGGCGTAACGGGAGAGGAAATGGGCCTGCTTGGTTCCGATTATTTTGCCAGCAACCCAACCGTGCCAAAAGACAAAATCGTTGCTAATTTCTGCCTTGATATGCCGTTTTTCTTCCACCCATTGCTCGATATTGTGCCCTATGGTGCCGAACATTCAAGTCTGGGCCATGAAACAGAACTGGCAGCTGCGTTTGTGGGCGTTCAGATCAGCCCGGACCCAATACCGGAACAAACTGTTTTTATGCGAAGCGACCACTTCAGCTTTGTTCGGCAGGGAATTCCGGCGATCTATATCAAAAGTGGCTCCCAAACGGGAAACCCCAACCTCGATGGAACCAAACTCAACCTCGATTGGCGGGCGACAATTTACCACTCCCCACAGGATGATATCAACCAGCCATTCGATTTCAACGCTGCGGCTAAACATGTACAACTGCAATTCCTGATCGGCTACCTAGCGGCCCAGGCCGACAGCCGCCCTACCTGGAACAAGGGGGATTTTTTCGGAACGAAGTTTTTAAAACCCGCTACGCCCTAA
- a CDS encoding nucleoside hydrolase has protein sequence MKKLPVIIDCDPGHDDAVMLMLAVGSGLFDIKAITTSAGNQTQAKTLKNALKLKALLDVDIPIYKGCDKPLFRELIIADYVHGEMGMDGPILPEPVIEAEPLPAIEAIAKILTDSPEKVTLVPTGPLTNIATFLLAYPHLKSKIERISLMGGGAFRGNMTPTAEFNIYVDPEAAAVVFNAGVPITMCGLDVTHKALVFQEDIELFRAVGNKTGKVIAELMDFFSIFYRKERTELNGGAALHDPCAIAWLIDPSMFQSKACYVDVELTGKLTLGTTVVDFFDVLKKKPNVDFVYDIDRKKYIKLIYDSIQNLP, from the coding sequence ATGAAGAAATTACCCGTAATTATTGACTGTGACCCCGGTCACGATGATGCCGTGATGTTGATGCTGGCGGTTGGCAGTGGCTTATTTGATATTAAAGCAATCACTACATCGGCCGGAAACCAGACGCAGGCGAAAACGCTGAAAAATGCCCTGAAGCTTAAGGCTTTGCTGGATGTTGATATTCCCATTTATAAAGGTTGCGACAAGCCCCTTTTTCGTGAACTCATTATTGCTGATTACGTGCATGGCGAGATGGGAATGGATGGTCCTATTCTGCCTGAGCCTGTTATTGAAGCCGAACCGTTACCGGCCATCGAAGCCATTGCCAAAATTCTGACCGATAGCCCGGAGAAGGTCACCCTTGTGCCGACCGGACCACTAACCAACATTGCCACTTTTTTGCTGGCCTATCCGCATCTGAAGTCGAAAATTGAGCGGATTTCGCTGATGGGCGGTGGCGCTTTTCGGGGCAATATGACACCTACGGCCGAGTTCAATATCTATGTCGATCCCGAAGCCGCTGCTGTTGTGTTCAACGCCGGTGTTCCGATTACCATGTGCGGTCTGGACGTTACGCACAAGGCATTGGTTTTTCAGGAAGATATAGAACTGTTCAGAGCTGTTGGGAATAAAACGGGCAAAGTGATCGCTGAATTGATGGATTTCTTTTCCATCTTTTACCGGAAAGAGCGGACAGAATTGAATGGGGGAGCCGCATTACACGATCCCTGTGCTATTGCCTGGTTGATCGATCCATCCATGTTTCAATCGAAAGCCTGTTACGTAGATGTAGAACTGACGGGCAAGCTAACGCTGGGCACTACCGTAGTCGATTTTTTCGATGTATTGAAAAAGAAACCGAATGTCGATTTTGTGTATGACATCGATAGAAAGAAGTACATCAAATTGATTTACGACTCGATCCAGAATTTACCTTAA